The genomic interval TGTCGATCGACGGCATCGCGCGCGGGTCGGCGACAGCGGTCGTCGAGCGGGTCGACGGGCCGGTCGCGGTCGACCTCGCGACCGCGCAGGAGACGCCGCTGCCGGCCACCGATCCCGCCCTGGGCCAGGTCAACGCGACCGTCCCGCTCGTCGGCGGCGACACGCTGCGCGTGCTGGCGGTGGTCGACGGATTCACCGTCACGTCGACGACCGTCAACGTCGTCGACGGCACCGGGGCGGCGCGACCGGTGTTCTCGATCGACCCGACCGACGTGCTGCTGCAGTCGTGCGTGTCGCCGAGCGGCCGCTACGCCGCCTTCCTCATCGTGCCGGATGCCGTCTCGAACCCGTACGACGGCTACCAGCTGCCCCTCCCCGAGCGCGTGCAGACACACGTGGTCTCCCTCGCCGACGGCGACGAGGTCGTGGCCCTGAGCGGCTTCGACATCTCGTGGTGCCAGACCCCGCCGCGCGGATGAGCGGCCTCGCGCCCGCGACCCGCGAGGAGCTCGCCGGGTTGCCCGTCGAGGTGGCCCCGCGCCTGCTGGGCGGCGTGTTGCAGGTCACCGTGGCGGGGGCCACCGTCGCGGTGCGCCTCACCGAGGTCGAGGCCTACCACGGCGCGGGCACCGGCCCCGTCGCCGATCCCGGTTCCCACGCGCGCATGGGGCGGACCGCCCGCAACGCCACGATGTGGGGCGAGCCGGGGCACCTGTACGTGTACCTCAGCCACGGCATCCACTCGTGCGTCAACGTCGTGTGCGGTGCCGAGGGGTCCGCGGGGGGAGTCCTGCTGCGCGGCGGTGAGGTCGTCGAGGGGGAGGATGCCGCGTTCTCGCGCCGTCCGGCCGCGCGCAGCGCCCGCGACCTCGCCCGCGGACCCGGCCGGCTCGGCGACGCGGTGGGCCTGCGGCATCCGGTCCACGACGGCATCGACGCCGTCGCGGGGACGCCACAGGCCGGCGCCGTCGCGCGGTTGTGGCTGCCGGCATCCGTCCGCGACGACATCGCCACCGGCCCCCGCGTGGGGGTCGCCGGCGTGGCGGGGACGGCGGCATACCCGTGGCGGTTCTGGATCGCCGGTGACCCCACGGTGTCGGCGTTCCGGTGGGGGCGGGGCGCGGCGGCGCTCTGACGGCGCCGCCTCGGCGCGTGCCTAATCTTCGAGGATCAGGCGCCGGACGGCGCGGAGCATCCACGCCCGGTAGCGCGTCATCGACCATTTCGCGTCGACGACGAGCTGGGTGTAGCTCTCCGGTGAGATGAGGAACGACAGCTCGTCGGCGAGTTCGGCGTCGGGCCGCGCACTGTGGCAGAGGCCCTTCGATCGGTACTCGCGGATCGAACTGAGCATGTCGAAGCGGCGGTTGTGCTGCAGCTGCTCGAGGCGACGGCCCACCTCGGCATCGCCGGCGGCGGCGTCGAGGATCCGGGGCCAGAGGCGGGCGACCCGCGCGTTCGCCTCGGCCACGAACCCGAGGTGGAACGTGAGCATCTCCTCTCCCGGTGCTGAGCCTCGGGATCGTCCCGCTGGGGCTGCGCAGCCGCGACACGGCGCCGTTCGCCCTCGGCATCCCGCCTCTGAGTGGGCCGCTCGGACGCCTGCGTAACAGCCTCCTCATCTGGACCACCGACCGGCTCGTGTTCGCCGATCTGCAACGCGATGCCGCGCGCATTGCGCGGGAGGCCACCGGGCACGAGCTGTCGACGCCGGCGATGAACTACCCGGCGCTCGCCGACGCCGTCGTCCAGTTCAGCGTGCCCGAGTTCGAGTACCCGCGCTCCGACCTCACGACGCCGGTGCACTTCGTCGGCCCTGCGTCGCTCGCCTCGGCATCCCCCGACCTGGCCGTGCCGGACTGGTGGGGCGACCTCGACGGGTCGCGCCCGGTCGTCCATGTGACGCAGGGAACGGTGGCCAACACATCGCTCGACGATCTCGTGCTGCCGAAACTCCGAGCCCTCGCCGACCGTGACGTTCTCGTCGTCGCCTCGACGGGTGGCCGCGACCTGCCGGCGGCGATCCCGGCCAACGCCCGCGTCGCGCCCTATCTGCCCTACGACCGGCTCTTCCCGCACCTGTCGGCCTTCGTCACCAACGGCGGGTGCGGCGGCGTGCACTACGCACTCGCCCACGGCGTGCCCATCGTCGCCACCGGCAATACCGAAGACAAGTCGGAGGTGTCGGCCCGGGTTGCGTGGAGCGGCGCCGGGTTGCGGCTGCGACCGCGAAAGGGCGCCGGCGGGCGCATCGACGAGCGCGCGATCGTCGGGGCGGTCGACCGCCTGCTGGCGGAGCCGTCGTTCCGCGCGCACGCCGCCCGCATCGGGGCGCCGGTGACGGCAGCGCCCGGGCCCGCCGGCATCGAGGCGGTGCTGCGGGCGGCGACCTGCTGCTGCCCGGAGACGACGGCTGGGACGACGCCCGCCGGGCGTGGCAGCTCACCGTCGACCAGAACCCGACGGCCGTCGCCATTCCGGCCGACGTCGACGACGTCGCCATCGTCGTGACCGCCGCGCGCCGGTTCGGGTTGCGCGTCGCACCGCAGTCGACGGGACACGCGGCCGGTGCGCTGCGGTCTCTCGACGACACGATCCTGCTCCGGACGTCGCGGCTGCGCGACGTCGACATCGATCCGGCGGTGGGGACCGCCCGGGTCGGCTCCGGAGCGGTATGGGGGGGACGTCGCTGCCGCGGCGGCCATGCACGACCTCGCCGCGGTCGCAGGCATGGCCGCCTCGGTGGGCGTCTGGGCGGGAGGGCTGATGTGGCCGCTCGACCGGGCAGCGGATGTCGTTCATGCCTGGCATGCATGGATCGGTGCCGTGCCCGATACGGTCACCTCCCTCGTCCGCGTGCTGCGCTTCCCGCCGCTTCCCGACCTGCCCGAGGCGATGCGGGGGCAGCAGTTCGTCGCCGTCGAGGCGGCGGTGCACGCCGATGCCGAGGAGGTCGCCGCCCTGCTCGCACCGCTGCGCGCCCTCGCGCCGACCGTCGACTCCATGCGCCCCATGCCGCCGGCCGAGCTCGCCACCGTCCACGGCGACCCGCCGCAGCCGTCGCCGGCTTTCGGCGAGAGCGTGCTGCTGGCGGAGCTGTCCGAGGCCGCCGTCGCCGGTTTCCTCGACGCGGCGCTCGCTCCGGCATCCGGCGCCCTGCTGTCGGTCGAACTGCGACACCTCGGCGGTGCGCTCACGCCCGACGTTCCCGGCGACGGCCTGGCGTTCGCCGTCGGGATCGTGCCGGTGCCCGAGGCGGCGCCGGAGGTAGCCGCTGCC from Microbacterium aurum carries:
- a CDS encoding glycosyltransferase is translated as MLSLGIVPLGLRSRDTAPFALGIPPLSGPLGRLRNSLLIWTTDRLVFADLQRDAARIAREATGHELSTPAMNYPALADAVVQFSVPEFEYPRSDLTTPVHFVGPASLASASPDLAVPDWWGDLDGSRPVVHVTQGTVANTSLDDLVLPKLRALADRDVLVVASTGGRDLPAAIPANARVAPYLPYDRLFPHLSAFVTNGGCGGVHYALAHGVPIVATGNTEDKSEVSARVAWSGAGLRLRPRKGAGGRIDERAIVGAVDRLLAEPSFRAHAARIGAPVTAAPGPAGIEAVLRAATCCCPETTAGTTPAGRGSSPSTRTRRPSPFRPTSTTSPSS
- a CDS encoding DNA-3-methyladenine glycosylase; amino-acid sequence: MSGLAPATREELAGLPVEVAPRLLGGVLQVTVAGATVAVRLTEVEAYHGAGTGPVADPGSHARMGRTARNATMWGEPGHLYVYLSHGIHSCVNVVCGAEGSAGGVLLRGGEVVEGEDAAFSRRPAARSARDLARGPGRLGDAVGLRHPVHDGIDAVAGTPQAGAVARLWLPASVRDDIATGPRVGVAGVAGTAAYPWRFWIAGDPTVSAFRWGRGAAAL